The genomic region TCGGTCCTGGCCGGTCTTCTGGCGCAGCGCGGGGTTGACACGCTGCTGCTCGACAAGGCGACCTTCCCACGCGAGAAGATCTGCGGCGACTATCTCAGCCCGGGAACCGTCAGATGCCTCGATCAACTCGACCTCCTGGAGGAGGTACGCGGAGCCGGGGCGCGGCGCCTGGGGGGCATGACGATTATCTCTCCGGACGGTACGACCTTTACAGCCGAATTTCCCGCCATCACCGGAACCAATGGGGCTCCCCCGTTCGCGCTTTCTATCCCAAGGGCCATGCTTGACAGCCTGTTACTGACATGGGCTCAGGGCTTCGGAGCGAAATGCGTCGAAGGGTTTCGCGTGACCGATCTGATCCGGGAGAGCGGGCAGGTTTGCGGTATCACGGGGATTGGTCCAGCGGGTCCAGAGACGTATCGGGGGCGGATCGTCGTGGGAGCAGACGGGCGAGACTCAGTAGTCGCCCGACGACTCGGCCTGTACCAGCCTCATCCGTCGCTGCGTCGGATGGCGCTGGTCGCCTATTATGTAGGGGCACGTTGCAACGTGCCCCTACGGGATCACGGCCTGATCTGCATCGGCAACCGGTCGTATTGCATCCTCAACCCGATCGGCGAGCGGCTGACCAACGCCAGCATTGTGGTGGACCAGGGGATCGTACAAGGCTGCAAGGGGCAACTTGACGAGCTGTTCGATAGCACGCTGCAAGCGTTTCCCTTTGCACTGAGCGCGCTTCGTGACGCGGGCCGACGTGGACCGGTCCGATGCCTCGGCCCATTGGCATTCCGATCGAGTCGCAGCGCCAAGGCCGGCGCGCTGCTGATTGGAGACGCA from Candidatus Methylomirabilota bacterium harbors:
- a CDS encoding NAD(P)/FAD-dependent oxidoreductase is translated as MPQTAVIIVGAGPAGSVLAGLLAQRGVDTLLLDKATFPREKICGDYLSPGTVRCLDQLDLLEEVRGAGARRLGGMTIISPDGTTFTAEFPAITGTNGAPPFALSIPRAMLDSLLLTWAQGFGAKCVEGFRVTDLIRESGQVCGITGIGPAGPETYRGRIVVGADGRDSVVARRLGLYQPHPSLRRMALVAYYVGARCNVPLRDHGLICIGNRSYCILNPIGERLTNASIVVDQGIVQGCKGQLDELFDSTLQAFPFALSALRDAGRRGPVRCLGPLAFRSSRSAKAGALLIGDAVGFYDPFTGEGVGHALYSAKLAAREIASALADGDGGLTEAHLVRFDDEQRKALMGRKRLGAALQAVIRRPRAANAVARLLRRHQPLADLLLGVIGDLLPPHALFSARALINILHRE